The DNA sequence AGGCCGCGACGGGCGGCCTCCTGCTGCACCGCCGCGGCGGCCGCGCCATCGGGTTTGCCTGCGGCGTCGCGGAATTCGTTGCCGAGCATCAGGCCCAGGCCGCGCACGTCGGTGATCGCGTCGTGCTTGTCGGCGACCAGTTGCAGCCCCTGACGAAGCTGGTCGCCACGGGCGGCGGCGTTGTCGACGAGTTTCTCGTCGCGGATCACGTCCAGTGTCGCCAGTGCCGCCGCGCAGGCCACCGCGTTGCCGCCGTAGGTGCCGCCCTGCGAGCCCGGCCACGCCTTGCTCATCAGCTCGTCGGTGGCCGCGATCGCCGACAGCGGGAACCCGGACGCGAGGCCCTTGGCGGTGATCAGGACGTCGGGCCGGACGAACCCGTCGGAGGCGAAGTGCTCGTGGCCCCAGAACTTTCCGGTGCGCCCGACACCTGTCTGCACCTCGTCGATCACCAGCACGATGCCGTGCTGGTCGGCCCGCTCGCGCAGCCCGGCCAGGAAGCGGGCGTTGGCCGGGACGTAGCCGCCCTCGCCCAGCACCGGCTCGACGACGAACGCCGCGGTGTCGGCGGGCGCGGTCATGGTCTGCAGCAGGTAATCCAGTTGGGCCAGTGCGAAATCGGTGGCCTGCTCGACCGGCCAGCCGTAGTGCGTCGGGTCCGGGAACGGGGCGACGTGCACCCCGGCCATCATCGGCGCAAAACCGGACCGGAACTTGGTGCCCGAGGTGGTCATCGACGCCGCGGCGACGGTGCGGCCGTGGAAGCCGCCGTGGAACACCACGACGTTGGGCCGGCCGGTGGCTTGGCGCGCCAGCCGCAGCGCGGCCTCGACGGCCTCGCTGCCGGAGTTCGTGAAGAACATCCGGTCCAGCCCGGCGGGCAGCACCTCACCGAGGCGGTCGACGAGGTCGAGCAGGGGACGGTGCATGACGGTGGTGTACTGCGCGTGGATCAGCGTGCCGACCTGGCGCTGAGCGGCCTCGACGACGTGGGGATGGCAGTGCCCGGTGCTGGTGACGCCGATGCCGGCGGTGAAGTCGAGATACCGTCGGTTGTCCTCGTCGTAGAGCACGGCGCCTTCACCGCGGGCGGCCAGCACGCCGGTTGCTTGCTTGAGGACGGGCGAAAGAGCGGTCACAGCGAGTCCCTTGATTGTCGACGGGTAGATTGTCAACAATCTAGCGGACGTGGTCATCGGATTTGAAGGGGTGGTGCAGTGGACCAGGCACGGGTCGTCGCGGCGGTCGAGAAGGGTCTGTTCATCGACGGGAAATGGGTCGACGCCACCGGCGGGCGCACATTCGACGTCGTCAACCCCGCCACCGGGCAGACGCTGTGCACGGTCGCCGACGCCTCGCCCGAGGACGGCCGCGCCGCGCTGGACGCCGCGGTGGCCGCCCAGCCCGCGTTCGCGGCGATGTCCCCGCGCGACCGCGCCGACATCCTCACCCGCGCATTCGAGCTGCTGCACGAACGCGTCGACGACCTGGCGCTGCTGATGACGCTGGAAATGGGCAAGCCGCTGGCGGAGGCTCGCGGCGAAATCGCCTATGCCGCAGAGTTCTTCCGGCACTTCGCCGGTGAAGCGGTCCGCATCGACGGCGGCTATCAGACCGCCCCCGCCGGCGGCGCGCGGTTCCTGGTCACCCGCCAGCCCGTCGGTCCGTGCCTGCTGATCACGCCGTGGAACTTCCCGATGGCGATGGGCACTCGCAAGCTCGGCCCGGCCATCGCGGCGGGCTGCACCAGTGTCATCAAGCCGGCGCCGCAGACCCCGCTGTCGATGCTGGCGCTGATGGATCTTTTGGTCGAGGCGGGTCTGCCGCCGGGCGCGGTCAACTGCATTGCCACCACCGACGCCGGCGCGGTGATCGAGCCGATGATCCGCTCCGGGTCGATCCGCAAACTGTCCTTCACCGGGTCCACGGGCGTCGGGCGGAAACTCCTGGAGCAGTGCGCCGAGAAGATCCTGCGCACCTCCCTGGAGTTGGGCGGTAACGCC is a window from the Mycolicibacterium poriferae genome containing:
- a CDS encoding aspartate aminotransferase family protein; amino-acid sequence: MTALSPVLKQATGVLAARGEGAVLYDEDNRRYLDFTAGIGVTSTGHCHPHVVEAAQRQVGTLIHAQYTTVMHRPLLDLVDRLGEVLPAGLDRMFFTNSGSEAVEAALRLARQATGRPNVVVFHGGFHGRTVAAASMTTSGTKFRSGFAPMMAGVHVAPFPDPTHYGWPVEQATDFALAQLDYLLQTMTAPADTAAFVVEPVLGEGGYVPANARFLAGLRERADQHGIVLVIDEVQTGVGRTGKFWGHEHFASDGFVRPDVLITAKGLASGFPLSAIAATDELMSKAWPGSQGGTYGGNAVACAAALATLDVIRDEKLVDNAAARGDQLRQGLQLVADKHDAITDVRGLGLMLGNEFRDAAGKPDGAAAAAVQQEAARRGLLLLTCGAWGQVVRFIPALVVDADQVDEAVGIWADAVNAVG
- a CDS encoding NAD-dependent succinate-semialdehyde dehydrogenase is translated as MDQARVVAAVEKGLFIDGKWVDATGGRTFDVVNPATGQTLCTVADASPEDGRAALDAAVAAQPAFAAMSPRDRADILTRAFELLHERVDDLALLMTLEMGKPLAEARGEIAYAAEFFRHFAGEAVRIDGGYQTAPAGGARFLVTRQPVGPCLLITPWNFPMAMGTRKLGPAIAAGCTSVIKPAPQTPLSMLALMDLLVEAGLPPGAVNCIATTDAGAVIEPMIRSGSIRKLSFTGSTGVGRKLLEQCAEKILRTSLELGGNAPFVVFEDADLDEAVDGAIAAKMRNMGEACTAANRIYVQSSVIDEFGRRLAEKMSALKVGPGTEDGVNVGPLIDAAALQKVETLVADAVSRGASVLTGGSAPGGDGFFYPPTVLTGVPRDAEMCDQEIFGPVAPLTPFDTEEEVIAAANDTEYGLVSYVFTNDLRRALRVAEALETGMVGLNQGVVSNPAAPFGGVKASGLGREGGSVGIDEFLETKYIGIKM